TGCCCGGAACCCACCTCTGCGGCACCCTCACCAACATCCGAACTCTTCAGCGAAATTAGTTCGAGCTTGTAGGGCTCGTCTTTCATCAGCTCTCGGGCCTCTTCATCGCTCACTTCGCGACGAATAAAGCGCTGAGACTTTCCCACAAGCTCCTTCATGCGCTTTTCAATGCGCTTTAGGTCCTCTGGCTTGAAGGGCTCTTCAACATCGAAGTCGAAGTAGAAACCGTCTTTGATCGGTGGGCCGATTCCGAGTTTCGCAGGGTCAAACAGCTCCTGGACAGCTTGTGCCATGACGTGAGCGGTGGAGTGTCTAAGAATTGAGAGCCCGGCGTCCGAATCAATGCTGACACCCGAGATGGCATCGCCCAACTGAGGTTTGTAAGACAGGTCCTTGAGTTCTCCGTTGACCTCAAGCGCGATGATGGACTTGTCCTGAAACAGCTTGAAGCCATCAACACCCGGCTCTAACTCGGTGCTGACGCCATTTATAGTGACCTGCAAGATGACTCCTAACCCGCCAAAGTCTACCGAGGTTGGTTAGGTAAACCTTGCTGGTGCTAGCAATTTGACACTGTGTAGTCTGCAGACATGGCGGAACAATCAAGGCATGAACTTGAGCACAAGCTCAACTGGCTTCGTGCGGCAGTTTTGGGGGCAAACGACGGCATGATTTCAATCGCTGGAGTGGTCATGGGTATCGCAGGTGCTGGAGCAGATCGCGCAACGGTCGCACTGGCCGGTATAGCGGCACTTGCAGCTGGCGCAATTTCCATGGCCGGTGGCGAATACACATCGGTAAGCGCCCAGCGAGATGCTGAAATTGCCTACGGTCGACACCACCTTGAGATTGCAGCAAGCCCCTGGACTGCTGCCTGGGCCTCGTTTGTTGCTTTCACCTCTGGTGGCCTGCTCCCCCTGCTCGCAGTTTTGGGCCCATGGCAGGAAAACCGAGTTCCGGTGACCGTTGTTGCGGTTGTGGTTGCGCTTGGACTGACAGGCTGGTGGGCGGCTGATCGCGGCGGAGCATCAAGACGAAAGTCAATTTTGCGAAATGTCATCGTGAGTGTGTTGACCATGGTGATTTCTTACTCAATTGGTGTCCTTTTAGGCGTGACTGTCTTCGCTTAGCCATTACCCTTAGTAGCTGTGTCAAATGTAGAGAGCTTCGACGTCGCGCTCATTGGCGGCGGCATCATGAGTGCCACCCTTGGTGTACTCATCAAAAAGACCAACCCCGAAGCAAGAATCATTCTTTTTGAACGGCTTGATTCTGTTGCCGAGGAAAGCTCTAACCCTTGGAACAATGCCGGCACCGGTCACGCAGCGCTGTGTGAGCTCAACTACATGCCTGACAGCAAAGATGGCTCGCTGCCAGATGCATCAAAAGCCATCGCAATCAATGAGCAGTTTCAGGTTTCTCGTCAATTCTGGGCAACGCTGGTAAAAGAAGGCATTCTTTCCTCGCCTGAGACCTTCATTCGCTCGGTTCCGCACATGACTTTTGTTACTGGTGAGAAAGACGTTGACTACCTAAAGCGCCGCTTCACAGTCTTGAAGGATCAACCTCTTTTCGCCGGCATGGAGTATTCCGAAGACCCAAAGGCGATCGCCAAGTGGGCGCCACTAATTGTTGAGGGTCGTGAAGACTCGAAATTTGCTGCCACATACATCGACCAGGGCACAGATGTTGATTACGGTGCAATCACAAAGCAGCTAATCCACTGGCTCAAGGGCGAGGGCGTTGAGGTTCTCACCAGCACCGAGGTAAAGAAGCTCTACCAGTATCAGGACAAGACCTGGCGTCTAACCGCTAGCGGTAAGGCCCAGGGTCGCTTGATCAAGGCCGAGAAGGTGTTCGTCGGGGCTGGCGGTTGGGCTCTTAAGCTCCTGCAGAACGCCGGCATCCCGGAGATCAAGGGCTACGGAACCTTCCCAGTGAGCGGACACTTCCTTCGAACAGACAACCCTGAGGTGGTGGCTAGGCACCATGCCAAGGTTTACTCCCAGGCAGCGGTCGGTGCTCCCCCAATGTCTGTCCCGCACCTCGACACCCGCGTGGTTGATGGTAAGACTTCACTCTTGTTTGGCCCATTTGCGGGGCTGAACCCGAAGTTTCTAAAGTCCGGATCCATCCTTGATCTTCCGCTCTCGGTTAGACCTTCAAACATCGTTCCCTACCTCTCGGTAGCGCTAAAGAATTTCTCACTCGTCCAGTACTTGATTTCCGAAATCTTGAAGTCCAAGAAGCAAAAGCTTCAGAGCCTAAAGGATTTCGTTCCAAACTCAGATATGCAGGGCTGGGAGCTTTACGAGGCCGGTCAGCGCGCTCAGGTAATTAAACCGACCAAGGGCGGTGGCACCTTGCAGTTTGGCACCGAGGTAATCAGCTCCAAGGACTCTTCAATCGCGGGTCTACTCGGTGCCTCACCGGGCGCATCGGTGAGTGTGAGCGTGATGCTAGATGTGATGCAGAAGTTTTATCCGCAGAACTTTTCAAAGTTTGAGCCCGAGCTCAGAAAGCTAATCCCTGGCTATGGCAAGAAGCTAAATGCTGATCCAGCTCTGGCCAAAAAGACCCTTGCCGCGACAGCCAAGGTCCTAAAACTCAAGGCTTAGTTACCAAATAAATAACCCCCGAGGCAAGCCTCGGGGGTTATTGCTTAGCAGTTGTTACTTGCCGATCACAGTGGTGCGACCGTCAAGTTTCATCTGGGTTACCTTGCCAGCTGCAGCATCAGCCTTTAGTGCCTCTACCAAAACTTCGGCATCAAGGTCACGTACGTTGAGCTTGGAGATGTCGAACATGTTATATCCATCTCCACCCTTTGCAACGAAGTCAGTCAGAGCCAAGGTGAACTTGGTTCCATCCTTCGGGATTGGGTTGCCCTTGAGATCAACCAGCGAGACGATTCTTGAACCGACTGGCTTGGAGACATCAACGGTGAACTTCATGCCTGAAACGTGCGGCCAGCGACCATCGGTTGGATAGCGGGATACTCCGTTTTCCATTGCGGCCCAGATCTGAGTTCCGGTGACCTCAATGGTGCTGAAGACGTTTCCGAATGGGTGAATGGTGTAAACATCGCCCAGCAATACATCCCACGGACCCTCCGCATTTCCTGCGGTTGGTCGCTTGATTGACTTATCTCCCGGAACGTAGGTAGTTGCTGGGAAGGTGGAACGAATTCCACCACCGTTCATCAGGGCAAAGTCAGTGCCGTACTTGGCGCGAACCACATCGGCAGACCAGTTACCGAAAACATGCTCTCCGCTTCGCTGAACTGGTGGAGTTCCTGCGATAGGAGTTGAGACCTGAACCTGGCCCACCTTGACGTCCATCTTTGCATTCAGAGAACTCTTGAAGCGGGTGACCATCGCAGCGGTGGTGGCATCTGGGGTCTTGACGCTGGCGTTTGCCGTGGTGATCAGCTCGTTGGAGGATCCAACAACCTTCCCGGTCTCGGTATTTACACAGACCTGAAGTCGGTTGTACTGAGCGCCAGCATTGCGAACCATGGCGGTTAGCTTGCCGTTGTGCACAGACGAGTAGGTCTGGTGCGAGTGGGCTCCGAGCACAACATCAACACCCTTCAGGCTCTTGGCATAGTCAATTAGTGGACCTACAGCCTTGCCATCCTGGTTGGTGTTCCAGCCTTCGTGGATTAGCGCTACAACTACGTGTGCGCCCGCAGCCTTCGCGGCAGCAACCGCACGGTCGATGCCAGGGGCATTGTCAGTGATAGTTACCGTGCCCTTCTTTCCTGCGTAGGTGAAGTCGAGGTTGCCCGGCATGACCTGCTCAACGGTCTGAGAGGTGTTGATTCCGATGAATCCCACCTTGACTCCGTCACGCTCGATGACGGTGTACGTCTTTGCACGCTTGCCGTTTCCTGCATCTAGACCCTTGAGAGTCGAGTAGTTTGATGCAACCCAGGTGAAGTCCGACTTGCGGATCATCTGGCGCAGGTGCGTGAGATTGCGGTCGTGCTCGTGGTTTCCAAATCCGGACACATCAAATCCCATCAGGTTCATACCCTCAATGGTTGGAACTTCGGCAAACTGAGATGAGATTGGTGGCGCTGCACCGATATTGTCACCAGATGAAACGGTGAAAGTTCCAGCCACTGCGGAACGATCAGCCTTGAAGTTGGCTGCTAGTAGTGCTGCTCCAAAGCTGCTGTTTGGCTCTAGCTGACCATGGAAGTCGCTGAGCTGGAGGATCTGAACACTCTTGTGCTTAGTTGAGTAGCTGATTGGTGTTACCGCAGCGGTCTTTGCAGCAGCAGAGATGCCGTACTCATTGACAGCCTGAACCTGAACAGTGACGGACTTGGTCGACAGGGTCGGCATCAAGACACTTCTTGAGTTTGCGCCGACGATCACAGGACAAGACCCCTGACCGGCACTGACGATGTAGTGCGTGACATCTGGAGCGCCATCTACGCCGGTCCAGTTGACACGGAGGCCACCTACAGCTTGGGATACTGCTACCTTGGCCGGTGCGGTTGGAATTGAGTACGTCTCAGCTGAGACGGCGGGGGTGCTGAGGGTTAGAGCACCTAGTGCGGTTGCCGCAACTGCGGCTAGGCCAACTCTTAGTCGGCGCTGAAGAGAGAGTTTCATGGGGTAAAAATACCCCGCAAATCTTTCTGATTTGTTAACCAAGTAAAAACTCGCCTCAACCTTTGCATGAAGGTTGTGAGGCGAGCTCTATTGTTACTGGTGGGCGATACTGGGTTCGAACCAGTGACCTCTTCCGTGTCAGGGAAGCGCGCTACCACTGCGCCAATCGCCCGTCTTTTGTGGTGAGAGGTGAAGACGGGATTCGAACCCGTGTACACGGCTTTGCAGGCCGCTGCCTCGCCTCTCGGCCACTCCACCGTTCAGGTGTCTGAGAGCGGATGACGAGACTCGAACTCGCGACCCTCACCTTGGCAAGGTGATGCGCTACCAACTGCGCTACATCCGCATTGCTCTCGACAGAGAACTTGAAAATTATGCCACATAATTCCAACTCGTTGTCAAAAAAGCGAAAAGCGGTGAGATTGCTCCCACCGCTTTTCTTACTTTTTTCTATCGTCGCTCTGGATCCTGGCCGAAGCTGTAGGCGGCTTCACCGTGAACGACTAGGTCAACGCCTGCAATCTCGTCCTCTGACTTGACTCTGAAGCCAATGGTCTTCTCGATCGCAAATCCGATGATCAAGGCTGCAAGGAAGCCGTAGATGAGGACTCCGAATGCAGCTATGGCCTGAACCACAAGCTGACCGTAGTCACCACCGGTGAAAAGACCTGTGTCGGTTGCGAAGAAGCCCAGGTACAGGGTTCCAATCAGACCAGCTGCCAGGTGGATACCCACTACGTCAAGGGAGTCGTCGTAGCCAAGCTTGAACTTCAGCTCAACTGCCAGTGCACTGAGGGCTCCGGCGATGACACCTAGGAGAAGTGCAAAGCCAGGGGTGATGCTCGCGCAGGCTGGGGTGATGGCGACAAGACCTGCCACCGCACCTGACGCTGCTCCGATAGAGGTCGCCTTGCCCTCCTTTACCTTCTCGATAGCCAACCAGCCCAAGATTGCAGCTGAGGTGGCACCGAGGGTGTTCACGGTGATCAAGCCGGCATTCTCGAGTCCGTTCAGGAACTCGGCACCGACGTTGAAGCCGAACCAACCGAACCAAAGGAGCGCGGCTCCCAAAAGAACTAGTGGCACGTTGTGAGGCTGCATGATGCCCTTGGCAAAGCCGAAGCGCTTGCCCAGCACAATGGCTAGCGCTAGTGCTGCAGCGCCAGCGTTGATGTGAACAGCGGTTCCACCGGCGTAGTCGATAACGCTAGGCATATCGAGCCAGGTGCCCAGCTCCATGATCCAGCCACCGCCCCAGACCCATGCTGCTACTGGGAAGTAGGACACGGTTGCCCAGATGCCGGCAAAGACCAACCAGGCCCCAAAACGGGCACGGTCAGCGATTGATCCTGAGATTAGCGCAACGGTAATGATGGCGAAGGTCGCTCCGTAAGCTGCGCCTACCAATCCTTCGTTGTCGAGCCCTGCTAGGCCGAAGCTTGCAAATGGGTTACCGCTGAAGTCGGTAGGGTTCTCGACGGCAGACATGCTGTAGCCATAGAGCACCCAGAGGACTCCGATTAGGGCGAGCGATCCAAAGCTCATCATCATCATGCTCACGACAGACTTGGCCTTCACCAAACCGCCGTAGAAAAACGCCAATCCTGGCGTCATCAAGAGCACCAACGCAGTTGAGAGCACTGCGAAAGCTAGTTCTCCGGTTCCTAACATGTCCACCTCACTTTTAGTAATCAAATGGCCAACCCTCGGCAGCCATGGGACAATCTTGAGAGCGACCGATTACGGTCAGTCACTTCGTTAGTTTCGGCTCGGTTACAAAATCGGCCTTGCGTTACGTTTGTGTTTCAAGATGCCCAAGGAGTGGTTTTGAAAAGCGATAGGTCTGCTGCCCTTTTGTTGCTTGCTGCAGCGGTTGCAGGGCTGGTAATCGCCAACTCCCCCATCGGGTCTGGCTTCCTTGACTTCAAGCACTCCTACATTGGTTTCGAACTGATCGGTCTAAAGCTTTCAGTTGAGCACTGGGTATCCGACTTACTGCTAGCGGTCTTTTTCTTGGTAGCCGGACTCGAGTTGAAATATGAACTTCGACTCGGAGTGCTGAGCAAGTTCAAGACTGCCTTGGTTCCGGTGTTGGGTGGCATCGGTGGGGTCGCGGTTCCCGCTTTGATCTACCTTTCACTCACCTGGGGAACTGAGCTCGTGACGGGCTGGCCGATTCCGACGGCGACCGACATTGCCTTCGCCCTGGGGGTTCTGGCAATCTTCGGCTCTGGGCTTCCTAAGTCAGCCCGAGTATTCCTTCTTGCCCTAGCAATATTCGATGATCTTGTCGCGATCAGCATCATTGCTGTTTTCTATACCGATGACGTGAAGATCGAGTGGCTATTGATCGCATCGGCTATCGCGCTCGCTCACAGCGCTATCGAGCAGCTGAAGAAAATCCCGATCAATTTCATTCGAGTGATTACCTTCCTAATGCTCTGGTATGCGGTCTACCAGTCGGGCGTTCACGCAACTATCGCTGGGGTGGTGTTGGGCTTGATCATCCCAGCCTCGAAGACTCATTCCCTCACCGCAAAGCTTCAACCTTGGACCAATTCGATTGCGCTACCAGTGTTCGCTTTCTTCGCGGTCGCCATTGCACTTCCTAGCTTTGCCGAGGAGGTTTCGGTGGTGTTCCCAGCGATCGCAATTGCTCTGCCGGTTGGCAAGATCCTTGGAATCACCGTGCTTGCCTACCTTGCAAACAAGCTTGCCGCTCCTGAAGACAGACTTAGTCTGAAGTTGCCCGATTTCATGGCGGTGGCAGCAATTGCGGGCGTCGGATTCACGGTTTCGCTGCTGATGACAAATCTCTCTTTTGCCAACAACCCAGAGGTTCTTGCCGAAGCCACCCTTGCCGTTATCTTCGGCAGCCTTATCTCGATGGCCATCGGTGGCTTTCTGGCGAGCTGGCGCGGGAAGCACTACCGCCGACTAGCTAGGTCAGTAAAGCTCGCAGAGCGCGCCGATTCTTGATACCGCTCTTAGGTATTTCTTGCGATATCCGCCTGAAATCATGGTCTCAGAGAAGACTTTGGTTGCGGGAACCTTGCCTGATGTCCTCAGTGGAATCTGCTGCTCATAGAGACGATCAACGAAGCTGACCAATCTCAACGCGGCAACCTGATCCTCCAGCTGGTGCAGGTTCTTGATCGCAAGCGAACCAACCTGGTCAATCAGTTTCCTGAATTTTGTCGGGTGCAGGGTTCCAAGATGAGCCAGCAGGGCATCGAAATCCTCCAGGAAGCCGTCCTCCTGATAGCCAATCCAGTCACTCAGCTCAAGCTCGCTGAGGTTCCTAGAGTCTTGGCTGCTATCGCGATGACGATAGTCCTCGCCATCGACGCTGACAATTTCGAAGCGCTC
The genomic region above belongs to Aquiluna sp. KACHI24 and contains:
- a CDS encoding VIT1/CCC1 transporter family protein, producing MAEQSRHELEHKLNWLRAAVLGANDGMISIAGVVMGIAGAGADRATVALAGIAALAAGAISMAGGEYTSVSAQRDAEIAYGRHHLEIAASPWTAAWASFVAFTSGGLLPLLAVLGPWQENRVPVTVVAVVVALGLTGWWAADRGGASRRKSILRNVIVSVLTMVISYSIGVLLGVTVFA
- the mqo gene encoding malate dehydrogenase (quinone) yields the protein MSNVESFDVALIGGGIMSATLGVLIKKTNPEARIILFERLDSVAEESSNPWNNAGTGHAALCELNYMPDSKDGSLPDASKAIAINEQFQVSRQFWATLVKEGILSSPETFIRSVPHMTFVTGEKDVDYLKRRFTVLKDQPLFAGMEYSEDPKAIAKWAPLIVEGREDSKFAATYIDQGTDVDYGAITKQLIHWLKGEGVEVLTSTEVKKLYQYQDKTWRLTASGKAQGRLIKAEKVFVGAGGWALKLLQNAGIPEIKGYGTFPVSGHFLRTDNPEVVARHHAKVYSQAAVGAPPMSVPHLDTRVVDGKTSLLFGPFAGLNPKFLKSGSILDLPLSVRPSNIVPYLSVALKNFSLVQYLISEILKSKKQKLQSLKDFVPNSDMQGWELYEAGQRAQVIKPTKGGGTLQFGTEVISSKDSSIAGLLGASPGASVSVSVMLDVMQKFYPQNFSKFEPELRKLIPGYGKKLNADPALAKKTLAATAKVLKLKA
- a CDS encoding 5'-nucleotidase C-terminal domain-containing protein, coding for MKLSLQRRLRVGLAAVAATALGALTLSTPAVSAETYSIPTAPAKVAVSQAVGGLRVNWTGVDGAPDVTHYIVSAGQGSCPVIVGANSRSVLMPTLSTKSVTVQVQAVNEYGISAAAKTAAVTPISYSTKHKSVQILQLSDFHGQLEPNSSFGAALLAANFKADRSAVAGTFTVSSGDNIGAAPPISSQFAEVPTIEGMNLMGFDVSGFGNHEHDRNLTHLRQMIRKSDFTWVASNYSTLKGLDAGNGKRAKTYTVIERDGVKVGFIGINTSQTVEQVMPGNLDFTYAGKKGTVTITDNAPGIDRAVAAAKAAGAHVVVALIHEGWNTNQDGKAVGPLIDYAKSLKGVDVVLGAHSHQTYSSVHNGKLTAMVRNAGAQYNRLQVCVNTETGKVVGSSNELITTANASVKTPDATTAAMVTRFKSSLNAKMDVKVGQVQVSTPIAGTPPVQRSGEHVFGNWSADVVRAKYGTDFALMNGGGIRSTFPATTYVPGDKSIKRPTAGNAEGPWDVLLGDVYTIHPFGNVFSTIEVTGTQIWAAMENGVSRYPTDGRWPHVSGMKFTVDVSKPVGSRIVSLVDLKGNPIPKDGTKFTLALTDFVAKGGDGYNMFDISKLNVRDLDAEVLVEALKADAAAGKVTQMKLDGRTTVIGK
- a CDS encoding ammonium transporter — its product is MLGTGELAFAVLSTALVLLMTPGLAFFYGGLVKAKSVVSMMMMSFGSLALIGVLWVLYGYSMSAVENPTDFSGNPFASFGLAGLDNEGLVGAAYGATFAIITVALISGSIADRARFGAWLVFAGIWATVSYFPVAAWVWGGGWIMELGTWLDMPSVIDYAGGTAVHINAGAAALALAIVLGKRFGFAKGIMQPHNVPLVLLGAALLWFGWFGFNVGAEFLNGLENAGLITVNTLGATSAAILGWLAIEKVKEGKATSIGAASGAVAGLVAITPACASITPGFALLLGVIAGALSALAVELKFKLGYDDSLDVVGIHLAAGLIGTLYLGFFATDTGLFTGGDYGQLVVQAIAAFGVLIYGFLAALIIGFAIEKTIGFRVKSEDEIAGVDLVVHGEAAYSFGQDPERR
- the nhaA gene encoding Na+/H+ antiporter NhaA, with amino-acid sequence MKSDRSAALLLLAAAVAGLVIANSPIGSGFLDFKHSYIGFELIGLKLSVEHWVSDLLLAVFFLVAGLELKYELRLGVLSKFKTALVPVLGGIGGVAVPALIYLSLTWGTELVTGWPIPTATDIAFALGVLAIFGSGLPKSARVFLLALAIFDDLVAISIIAVFYTDDVKIEWLLIASAIALAHSAIEQLKKIPINFIRVITFLMLWYAVYQSGVHATIAGVVLGLIIPASKTHSLTAKLQPWTNSIALPVFAFFAVAIALPSFAEEVSVVFPAIAIALPVGKILGITVLAYLANKLAAPEDRLSLKLPDFMAVAAIAGVGFTVSLLMTNLSFANNPEVLAEATLAVIFGSLISMAIGGFLASWRGKHYRRLARSVKLAERADS